One genomic region from Streptomyces sp. NBC_00582 encodes:
- a CDS encoding MFS transporter, whose product MPGFPSPPVPADGTAAQNTEPAPEAGGRLRVVLLMAGSCLPILGAVLLAPVLPKMQAHFATVPGAKALVPMVLTVPALALALLAPFAGVIIDRLGRKRLLIVAAVLYALFGTAPLWLESLGAIVASRALLGVTEAAIMTCCTTLIGDYYTGRVRDRYLALQTLCASASATAFFVLGGALGSSGWRTPFWLYAVGLLLAPAMAACLPRPGQGAATEKAAAAEARPFPVRRLAGICVLTVFGAIVFYTVPVETAYLLDDLGVKNSGIIGMATAIASAATVTGCLTFARLTGRPERRLPAIFALCGAGFVVMGLAPNTPVLVTGAVLNCIGTGFLLPSLVTWAMSKLDYADRGRGTGLWTASFFSGQFLCPLALIAVESATGSLAGAVGLLGLASALVAAGLLPVLRRTTAPQETVQA is encoded by the coding sequence ATGCCCGGATTCCCTTCCCCACCCGTGCCCGCCGACGGCACCGCCGCCCAGAACACCGAGCCCGCGCCCGAAGCCGGGGGCCGTCTGCGCGTCGTGCTTCTGATGGCAGGCAGCTGTCTGCCGATCCTCGGCGCGGTGCTGCTCGCTCCGGTGCTGCCGAAGATGCAGGCGCACTTCGCCACAGTGCCCGGCGCCAAGGCGCTCGTCCCGATGGTCCTGACCGTCCCCGCACTCGCGCTCGCCCTGCTGGCCCCCTTCGCGGGCGTCATCATCGACCGGCTGGGACGCAAACGCCTCCTGATCGTCGCGGCCGTCCTGTACGCCCTGTTCGGCACCGCACCGCTGTGGCTGGAATCCCTCGGTGCCATCGTGGCCAGCCGCGCCCTCCTCGGCGTCACCGAGGCCGCCATCATGACCTGCTGCACCACATTGATCGGCGACTACTACACAGGCCGCGTACGGGACCGCTACCTGGCCCTGCAGACCCTGTGCGCCTCCGCCTCCGCCACCGCCTTCTTCGTGCTCGGCGGCGCGCTCGGATCCTCGGGCTGGCGTACCCCCTTCTGGCTCTACGCCGTCGGGCTGCTCCTCGCCCCCGCCATGGCCGCGTGCCTGCCCCGGCCCGGGCAGGGCGCAGCCACGGAAAAGGCTGCCGCCGCCGAGGCCCGGCCGTTCCCCGTGCGCCGACTGGCGGGCATCTGCGTGCTGACGGTGTTCGGCGCCATCGTCTTCTACACCGTCCCGGTGGAAACGGCCTACCTGCTGGACGACCTGGGCGTGAAGAACAGCGGCATCATCGGCATGGCCACCGCGATCGCCAGCGCCGCCACCGTCACCGGATGCCTCACCTTCGCCAGGCTCACCGGCCGGCCGGAGCGCAGGCTGCCCGCGATCTTCGCCCTGTGCGGAGCCGGGTTCGTGGTCATGGGCCTGGCCCCCAACACCCCGGTCCTGGTCACCGGCGCGGTCCTCAACTGCATCGGCACCGGCTTCCTGCTGCCCTCGCTGGTCACCTGGGCGATGTCCAAGCTGGACTACGCCGACCGCGGCCGCGGCACCGGCCTGTGGACGGCGTCGTTCTTCTCCGGGCAGTTCCTCTGCCCGCTCGCCCTGATCGCCGTCGAGTCCGCCACCGGCAGCCTCGCCGGCGCCGTCGGCCTCCTCGGCCTGGCCTCGGCACTGGTGGCGGCCGGGCTGCTGCCCGTCCTCCGCCGGACGACGGCCCCGCAAGAGACTGTGCAGGCGTGA
- a CDS encoding IS630 family transposase produces the protein MSRPGPKIPPLSVTDAQRAVLDGWLRRRTTAQALAQRSRIVLECAEGHSIMEVSRRLRIAPDTVRTWRRRFIERGLDGLCDDPRPGVPRKITDADVERVIVKTLEETPKNATHWSTRSMAAATGMSQSTVSRIWRAFALAPHRSQTFKLSTDPLFIDKVRDVVGLYLDPPEKALVLCVDEKSQIQALDRSQPVLPMVPGVPERRSHDYVRAGTTTLFAALEVATGKVIGSLHRRHRAAEFKKFLAKLDKEVPADLQVHLILDNYATHKTPDIKRWLLSHPRFHLHFTPTSASWLNLVERWFAELTQKKLKRGVHRSVQALERDIRSWLADWNEHPRPFIWTKSADEILDKVAAYCRRISDSGH, from the coding sequence ATGAGTCGTCCGGGTCCGAAGATTCCGCCGTTGTCAGTAACTGATGCCCAGCGGGCGGTGCTGGACGGTTGGTTACGTCGCCGTACGACGGCTCAGGCGTTGGCTCAGCGGTCGCGGATCGTGCTGGAGTGCGCCGAAGGCCACTCGATCATGGAGGTGTCCCGCCGGCTGCGGATCGCTCCGGACACGGTCCGCACCTGGCGGCGCCGCTTCATCGAGCGGGGGCTGGACGGCTTGTGCGACGACCCGCGGCCCGGCGTCCCCCGTAAGATCACCGATGCCGACGTCGAGCGGGTCATCGTCAAGACGCTCGAGGAGACGCCGAAGAACGCGACCCACTGGTCGACGAGGTCGATGGCCGCGGCCACGGGAATGTCGCAGTCGACGGTGTCACGGATATGGCGGGCGTTCGCTCTGGCCCCGCACCGGTCGCAGACGTTCAAGCTGTCCACCGACCCGCTGTTCATCGACAAGGTTCGCGACGTCGTCGGTCTGTATCTCGATCCGCCGGAGAAGGCCCTGGTCCTTTGTGTGGACGAGAAGTCGCAGATCCAGGCCCTGGACCGATCCCAGCCGGTCCTGCCGATGGTGCCAGGAGTTCCCGAACGACGCAGCCACGACTACGTCCGGGCCGGCACCACGACCCTCTTCGCCGCTCTCGAGGTCGCCACCGGCAAGGTCATCGGCTCCCTCCACCGCCGCCACCGGGCAGCGGAGTTCAAGAAGTTCCTCGCGAAGCTCGACAAGGAAGTCCCGGCTGATCTGCAGGTTCATCTGATCCTGGACAACTACGCGACCCACAAGACGCCCGACATCAAGCGGTGGCTGCTATCCCATCCGCGGTTCCACCTGCACTTCACGCCGACCAGCGCATCCTGGCTGAACCTGGTCGAGCGGTGGTTCGCCGAGCTGACCCAGAAGAAGCTCAAGCGCGGCGTCCACCGCTCCGTCCAAGCCCTCGAACGCGACATCCGCAGCTGGCTCGCCGACTGGAACGAACACCCGAGGCCGTTCATCTGGACCAAGTCCGCCGACGAGATCCTCGACAAAGTAGCCGCCTACTGCCGCCGAATCTCTGACTCAGGTCACTAG
- a CDS encoding fumarylacetoacetate hydrolase family protein, protein MSVKPESASASFAGPFALATLSAPGLPRFPALVTADSQVVDLRAALRDDALTTRGLLDQWAVALPLLHKLAADTGTERRPLADFRVHAPIEPRQVLQSGANYRQHVIDLHVAHRDPADDRSEEDRRAEAAEIMDRRAAEDLPYMFIGLPSAITGPYDDVVLPSWAEKPDWELELAVVIGKPAYQVSVEEALEHVAGYTIANDLTDRATVFRRDMPQIGTDWLRSKNAPGFTPLGPWIVPAGSIADPDDLRVTLRLNGETMQDESTKDMIFNVARMVAYASQTARLLPGDLILTGSPAGNGMHWGRLLRDGDVMEGSVTGLGVQRTRCVAEAAS, encoded by the coding sequence ATGTCCGTGAAACCCGAATCCGCATCCGCTTCGTTCGCGGGCCCTTTCGCCCTCGCCACCCTCTCGGCCCCGGGCCTGCCGCGCTTCCCCGCCCTGGTCACGGCCGACAGTCAGGTGGTCGACCTCCGAGCGGCCCTGCGGGACGACGCTCTGACGACGCGCGGTCTGCTCGACCAGTGGGCAGTCGCACTCCCGCTGTTGCACAAGCTCGCCGCCGACACCGGGACCGAACGGCGGCCGCTGGCGGACTTCCGGGTGCATGCTCCCATCGAGCCGCGCCAGGTGCTGCAGTCGGGAGCCAACTACCGGCAGCACGTGATCGACCTGCACGTGGCCCACCGGGACCCCGCCGACGACCGCTCCGAGGAGGATCGGCGCGCCGAGGCCGCCGAGATCATGGACCGGCGGGCGGCCGAGGACCTGCCGTACATGTTCATCGGCCTGCCGAGCGCGATCACCGGCCCGTACGACGATGTCGTACTGCCCTCCTGGGCTGAAAAGCCGGACTGGGAGCTGGAGTTGGCGGTTGTCATCGGCAAGCCCGCTTACCAGGTGTCCGTGGAGGAGGCCCTGGAACACGTCGCCGGGTACACGATCGCCAACGACCTCACCGACCGTGCCACCGTCTTCCGCCGGGACATGCCGCAGATCGGCACCGACTGGCTGCGCAGCAAGAACGCACCCGGCTTCACCCCGCTGGGACCCTGGATCGTGCCTGCCGGGTCGATCGCCGACCCGGACGACCTGCGCGTCACGCTCAGGCTCAACGGCGAGACCATGCAGGACGAGTCCACCAAGGACATGATCTTCAACGTCGCCCGGATGGTGGCGTACGCCTCCCAGACCGCTCGCCTGCTGCCCGGTGACCTCATCCTGACCGGCAGCCCGGCCGGCAATGGCATGCACTGGGGCCGGCTGCTGCGCGACGGAGACGTGATGGAGGGTTCGGTCACCGGGCTCGGTGTGCAGCGCACCCGATGTGTCGCGGAGGCCGCGTCATGA
- a CDS encoding IclR family transcriptional regulator, with protein MKTPHHESVLSRAARILEAFSQDEPALTVSEIARRSGLHVATASRLVAELVAHGFLSRDDDRRVRIGVRLWELVTRASPTLSLRDTAMPFMEGVHDVVGHHVQLGVRDGDDVLFLERLSAPSAVINYTRVAGRLPLHASSSGLVLLAHGPVSLRERILAGPLTTYTPHTPATPAQLRAILADVRQQGYAYCPGYVHEEALGIAAPVRGGDGTVMAALAVIVPNDAGAQAVVPVVRTAARGISRALGST; from the coding sequence ATGAAGACACCCCACCACGAGTCGGTCCTCTCCCGGGCGGCTCGCATCCTGGAGGCCTTCAGCCAGGACGAGCCGGCGCTGACCGTCTCGGAGATCGCCCGCCGCAGCGGGCTGCACGTGGCGACGGCCTCCCGGCTCGTGGCCGAGCTGGTGGCGCACGGCTTCCTCAGCCGGGACGACGACCGTAGGGTGCGGATCGGTGTGCGACTGTGGGAGCTGGTGACACGCGCTTCGCCGACGCTCTCGCTGAGGGATACCGCGATGCCGTTCATGGAAGGCGTGCACGACGTCGTCGGCCACCACGTGCAGCTGGGCGTGCGCGACGGCGACGACGTGCTGTTCCTGGAGCGCCTCTCGGCACCCAGCGCGGTGATCAACTACACCCGGGTCGCCGGCCGGCTGCCCCTGCACGCCTCCTCCAGCGGCCTGGTGCTGCTGGCCCACGGCCCTGTCTCTCTGAGGGAACGCATCCTCGCCGGCCCCCTCACCACCTACACCCCCCACACTCCGGCCACCCCGGCACAGCTACGGGCGATCCTGGCCGACGTCCGGCAGCAGGGATACGCCTACTGCCCCGGCTACGTCCACGAAGAGGCCCTCGGGATCGCCGCCCCCGTGCGCGGCGGCGACGGCACGGTGATGGCGGCCCTGGCCGTCATCGTGCCCAACGACGCGGGCGCCCAAGCGGTCGTCCCCGTCGTACGGACCGCCGCCCGCGGCATCTCGCGCGCCCTGGGCAGCACGTGA
- a CDS encoding IclR family transcriptional regulator domain-containing protein — MESSQAVRTGGRIGWILPAHNTAAGRVLPAELSTQELAELSPPDRRPLRAPALREPRAQLAEARERGYAAVNTPGDASEIAALVRGRRGRPRAAPIVTAPQSRVRSGLDRRHRRHGRTYGQGS, encoded by the coding sequence GTGGAGAGCAGCCAGGCCGTGCGCACGGGCGGCCGGATCGGCTGGATCCTGCCCGCACACAACACGGCGGCGGGCCGGGTGCTGCCGGCCGAACTGTCGACTCAAGAACTCGCTGAGCTGTCACCGCCAGACCGGCGACCGCTCCGCGCGCCCGCCTTGAGAGAACCGCGGGCACAGCTGGCCGAGGCGCGCGAACGCGGATACGCCGCCGTAAACACACCCGGCGACGCCAGCGAGATCGCCGCCCTCGTCCGGGGCAGGCGAGGCCGTCCGCGCGCCGCGCCCATCGTGACCGCCCCTCAGTCGCGGGTCCGGTCCGGACTGGATCGACGACATCGCCGACACGGTCGTACGTATGGCCAAGGGAGCTGA
- a CDS encoding transposase, whose amino-acid sequence MLPDAVRREAFAEASRFRGEFYECLTARRDELFELADAVLCADGAVKSPVDLTLLPEHWRGHGAMCGGLNPGQLDVDRLRMVLAGLPLPRFDGGRLVLAVDVSPWLRSDAPCSAERLFCHVSGRAKTASQFIPGWLYSFVAVLEPGATSWTAILNAVRLGPADDATAVTAAQRRGVVERLLAAGQWQAGTRRTARLVCCSLFSQVRGHVFSLNKLSGSNPGRIRVRVLSSLSHRSCSRFRHSGCKRWSDAGL is encoded by the coding sequence CTGCTGCCTGATGCAGTTCGGAGGGAAGCGTTCGCGGAAGCGTCACGCTTCCGGGGAGAGTTCTACGAGTGTCTGACCGCCCGGCGCGACGAGTTGTTCGAGCTGGCAGACGCGGTGCTGTGTGCGGACGGTGCGGTGAAGTCCCCGGTGGACTTGACGCTGTTGCCCGAGCATTGGCGTGGGCACGGAGCGATGTGCGGCGGCCTGAACCCCGGCCAACTCGATGTCGACCGGCTGCGGATGGTGCTGGCCGGCCTGCCTCTGCCGCGTTTCGATGGCGGGCGTCTGGTCCTGGCAGTCGACGTGTCGCCGTGGCTTCGCTCGGACGCGCCGTGCTCGGCGGAGCGCCTGTTCTGCCATGTCTCCGGCCGTGCGAAGACGGCGTCGCAGTTCATCCCGGGCTGGCTCTACTCCTTCGTGGCCGTTCTGGAGCCGGGCGCCACGTCTTGGACCGCGATCCTGAACGCGGTACGGCTCGGCCCGGCGGACGATGCGACCGCGGTCACCGCCGCCCAGCGCCGAGGAGTCGTTGAACGGCTCCTCGCCGCTGGCCAGTGGCAAGCCGGTACCCGGCGTACAGCCCGACTCGTCTGCTGCTCTTTATTTTCGCAGGTCAGAGGCCATGTTTTCTCGCTGAACAAACTGTCCGGGTCGAATCCGGGTCGAATTCGGGTCCGCGTATTGTCGTCCCTGTCCCACCGGTCATGCAGCAGATTCAGGCATTCCGGGTGTAAAAGGTGGTCCGACGCCGGTCTGTAG
- a CDS encoding cyclase family protein, translated as MTLNRHDPEGSIARTAKACSNWGRWGEDDVLGTLNFLDESKRREGAALVRRGVSFSLSQRFDMNGPQKGWRRRTNPVHTMLDTGTDAALGIQGFPHGIGGADDVIAMPLQCSTQWDGLGHIFDHGKAWNGRASEKVVTSEGDLVTGIEHMAPYVAGRGVLLDVGRAMGTGGELSDGFAITEEHLTATAAAHGVTVGRGDIVLVRTGQLARARREGWGDYAGGAAPGLSFTTAGWLHGSEIAAIATDTWGFEVRPNEFEHAFQPLHQVAIPHIGLLIGEMWDLESLAEDCAVDGVYEFWLTAAPLPITGAVGSPVNPIAVK; from the coding sequence ATGACCCTGAACCGCCATGATCCGGAAGGCTCCATCGCGCGCACGGCCAAGGCATGCTCCAACTGGGGGCGTTGGGGCGAGGACGACGTGCTCGGCACGCTCAACTTCCTCGACGAGAGCAAGCGTCGGGAGGGTGCGGCCCTGGTCCGCCGGGGCGTCAGCTTCTCCCTCTCCCAGCGGTTCGACATGAACGGTCCGCAGAAGGGCTGGCGCCGACGGACCAACCCGGTGCACACCATGCTGGACACCGGCACCGACGCGGCCCTGGGTATTCAGGGCTTCCCGCACGGCATCGGCGGGGCCGACGACGTGATCGCCATGCCGTTGCAGTGCTCCACCCAGTGGGACGGGCTCGGCCACATCTTCGACCACGGCAAGGCATGGAACGGCCGGGCGTCCGAGAAGGTGGTCACCTCCGAGGGCGACCTCGTCACCGGTATCGAGCACATGGCGCCGTACGTCGCGGGACGCGGCGTTCTGCTCGACGTGGGCCGGGCCATGGGCACCGGGGGCGAGTTGTCGGACGGTTTCGCGATCACTGAGGAGCATCTGACCGCGACCGCGGCGGCGCACGGGGTGACCGTGGGGCGCGGCGACATCGTGCTGGTGCGTACCGGGCAGCTTGCCCGTGCCCGGCGCGAGGGGTGGGGTGACTACGCAGGCGGCGCGGCCCCCGGGCTGTCGTTCACCACCGCGGGCTGGCTGCACGGCAGCGAGATCGCCGCGATCGCCACCGACACCTGGGGTTTCGAAGTGCGGCCGAACGAGTTCGAGCACGCTTTCCAGCCGTTGCACCAGGTGGCCATCCCGCACATCGGCCTGCTGATCGGCGAGATGTGGGACCTGGAGTCGCTCGCCGAGGACTGCGCGGTCGACGGCGTGTACGAGTTCTGGCTCACCGCCGCACCGCTGCCCATCACCGGAGCCGTCGGCTCCCCGGTCAATCCGATCGCCGTCAAGTAA
- a CDS encoding cytochrome P450, which produces MTHAPAPAVPLPTSDADPFAAEHLTRPEPLHQQLRQAGPVVHLTHYNVYALARYREVHGALVDWQAFQSAAGVGLANFRHEKPWRPPSLLLEADPPHHDAPRRVLREILAPPALRQLRATWQTVAEELVDTVLADRGRQFDAFTDLASAFPLRVFPDAVGLGPEGRDNLLPYGNMAFNAFGPANDLVKADAARGAELSAWVNAQCAREALSEDGFGSRIWAAADRGDLTHTQAPLVVRSLLTAGVDTTVHGLAATLYAFATHPDQWQRLRERPESARVAFDEAVRWQSPVQTFFRTATTDVTIAGAVIPEGTKILMFLGAANRDPARWLDADRFDLTRDPSGHVGFGMGIHQCVGQHVARLEAEALLTALARRVERIELTGEPRRHLNNTLRSWAALPVTVRPAR; this is translated from the coding sequence ATGACCCACGCACCGGCCCCCGCCGTCCCGCTCCCCACGAGTGACGCGGACCCCTTCGCCGCCGAACATCTGACTCGACCCGAGCCGCTGCACCAGCAGTTGCGGCAAGCCGGTCCCGTCGTCCACCTGACCCACTACAACGTGTACGCGCTGGCCCGCTACCGCGAGGTGCACGGCGCCCTGGTCGACTGGCAGGCGTTCCAGTCCGCCGCAGGCGTCGGACTGGCCAACTTCCGTCACGAGAAACCCTGGCGGCCGCCGAGCCTGCTGCTGGAAGCCGACCCGCCGCACCACGACGCCCCGCGCCGTGTCCTGCGCGAGATCCTCGCACCACCCGCCCTGCGGCAACTGCGCGCGACGTGGCAGACGGTCGCCGAGGAACTGGTCGACACCGTACTGGCCGACCGGGGCAGGCAGTTCGACGCATTCACGGACCTGGCCAGTGCGTTTCCGCTCCGTGTGTTCCCCGACGCCGTCGGACTGGGGCCCGAGGGACGGGACAACCTTCTGCCTTACGGCAACATGGCCTTCAACGCCTTCGGGCCGGCCAACGACCTCGTGAAGGCCGACGCCGCCAGGGGGGCCGAGTTGTCGGCCTGGGTGAACGCCCAGTGCGCCCGCGAGGCGCTGAGCGAGGACGGTTTCGGCTCCCGGATCTGGGCCGCCGCCGACCGCGGCGACCTCACGCACACCCAGGCACCCCTGGTGGTGCGCTCCCTGCTCACCGCCGGCGTCGACACCACCGTCCACGGCCTCGCCGCCACCCTCTACGCCTTCGCCACCCATCCCGACCAGTGGCAACGACTGCGCGAACGACCCGAGTCGGCACGTGTGGCGTTCGACGAAGCGGTGCGCTGGCAGTCACCCGTGCAGACCTTCTTCCGTACCGCCACCACCGACGTCACCATCGCCGGCGCCGTCATCCCCGAGGGCACGAAGATCCTCATGTTCCTCGGCGCCGCCAACCGCGACCCGGCCCGCTGGCTCGATGCAGACCGCTTCGACCTCACCCGGGACCCCTCCGGCCATGTCGGCTTCGGCATGGGCATCCACCAGTGCGTCGGCCAGCACGTCGCCCGCCTGGAGGCCGAGGCCCTGCTGACCGCCCTCGCCCGCCGCGTGGAACGCATCGAGCTCACCGGCGAACCCCGCCGCCATCTCAACAACACCCTGCGCTCCTGGGCAGCGCTCCCCGTCACCGTGCGGCCCGCAAGGTGA
- a CDS encoding TAXI family TRAP transporter solute-binding subunit, whose translation MSDSPRLNRPVTVHFRADWGQANFHRICGWLSQELGDRSPEGSRFAVWNGRGGTDQIAALRAKECDITIATPTAALSMLQQAGELEGLAALGVIPQRDRLVVAVDAELPVSTVADLASIDRPLTIATSQDDGVNLIGLATHKALRLAGLDLDRFSFFYDERPFPPIARFAAGKADVLIHEAIMTPHWQSIDRVRPVKYLPWGDAVLDAFDAEGWGRAVVPAGYLPGLEKDLTTLEFSDFGVLCREDLADDLAYLVTWCMVRTKAALEGQYKHIPADYSPVGYPLDPAAMARTPLPLHPAAARAYADLADADLTADDGSVIWK comes from the coding sequence ATGAGTGACAGTCCGCGCCTGAACCGTCCGGTCACCGTCCACTTCCGCGCAGACTGGGGGCAGGCGAACTTCCACCGGATCTGCGGTTGGCTGTCGCAGGAACTCGGCGACCGGTCGCCTGAGGGCTCCCGGTTCGCCGTGTGGAACGGCCGGGGCGGCACGGACCAGATCGCGGCGCTGCGCGCCAAGGAATGCGACATCACCATTGCCACGCCGACCGCGGCGCTGAGCATGCTGCAGCAGGCCGGCGAGCTGGAGGGGCTGGCCGCCCTGGGCGTCATCCCCCAGCGTGACAGGCTCGTGGTCGCGGTGGATGCCGAACTCCCCGTGTCCACCGTGGCCGACCTTGCCTCCATCGACCGCCCCCTGACGATCGCGACCTCCCAGGACGACGGGGTGAACTTGATCGGCCTGGCCACGCACAAGGCGCTGCGGCTGGCCGGCCTCGACCTGGACCGGTTCTCGTTCTTCTACGACGAGCGCCCCTTCCCGCCGATCGCCCGGTTCGCGGCAGGCAAGGCGGACGTGCTCATCCACGAAGCCATCATGACTCCGCACTGGCAGAGCATCGACCGAGTCCGTCCGGTGAAGTACCTGCCCTGGGGCGACGCCGTGCTGGACGCGTTCGACGCCGAAGGATGGGGCCGGGCTGTGGTGCCCGCCGGCTACCTTCCGGGACTGGAGAAGGACCTCACCACACTGGAGTTCTCCGACTTCGGAGTGCTGTGCCGCGAGGACCTGGCCGACGACCTCGCCTACCTGGTCACCTGGTGCATGGTCCGCACCAAGGCGGCCCTGGAGGGCCAGTACAAGCACATCCCCGCCGACTACTCCCCCGTCGGCTACCCCCTCGACCCGGCCGCGATGGCGCGCACGCCCCTGCCGTTGCACCCGGCCGCGGCACGCGCGTATGCCGACCTGGCCGACGCCGACCTCACGGCGGACGACGGCTCGGTCATCTGGAAGTGA
- a CDS encoding LysR family transcriptional regulator has product MNLARLDLNLVVALRALLEERNVTRAGRRMGLSQPAMSAALARLRRHFDDDLLARAGGHYELTALGQVLLDRTSTACDLLERLFSSQASFDPAAESREFTLLATDYAVAVFGSELARAVHEEAPGIRLRFTQIPPTLLDDTGTVLSTTDGLFMPHGVISGFPATDLYDDRWVFLVADHHPEVGDRITTEDLARLPWVTYQRTYDAPAVRQLGMLGIEPHVEVSVDSFQTLPFLVAGTRRIALVQGRLAERLRGVAPVRIMEPPYEAVPLRQALWWHPVHTHDAAHIWLRETAARVAASLTGPTTRHPQAG; this is encoded by the coding sequence GTGAACCTGGCCCGCCTCGATCTCAACCTCGTCGTCGCGCTGCGTGCCCTGCTGGAGGAGCGCAATGTCACCCGGGCCGGGCGTCGCATGGGCCTCAGCCAGCCCGCCATGAGCGCCGCGCTCGCCCGGCTGCGCCGCCACTTCGACGACGACCTCCTCGCCCGGGCCGGCGGCCACTACGAGCTCACCGCCCTCGGGCAGGTCCTCCTCGACCGCACCTCCACCGCCTGCGACCTGCTGGAACGCCTCTTCAGCAGCCAGGCATCCTTCGACCCGGCCGCCGAGAGCCGCGAGTTCACACTGCTTGCGACCGATTACGCCGTCGCCGTCTTCGGCAGCGAACTCGCCCGCGCCGTCCATGAAGAGGCGCCGGGCATCAGGTTGCGCTTCACCCAGATCCCGCCGACCCTGCTCGACGACACCGGCACAGTGCTCAGCACGACGGACGGCCTGTTCATGCCGCACGGTGTGATCAGCGGCTTTCCCGCCACCGATCTCTACGACGACCGATGGGTCTTCCTCGTCGCGGACCACCACCCCGAGGTCGGTGACCGCATCACGACCGAGGACCTGGCCCGGCTGCCGTGGGTGACATATCAGCGCACCTATGACGCCCCGGCCGTACGCCAGCTCGGCATGCTCGGCATCGAACCCCACGTCGAGGTCTCCGTCGACAGCTTCCAGACCCTGCCCTTCCTGGTCGCCGGCACCCGTCGCATCGCCCTCGTCCAGGGGCGCCTCGCGGAGCGCCTGCGCGGCGTCGCCCCGGTACGGATCATGGAGCCGCCCTACGAGGCGGTCCCCCTCCGGCAGGCCCTGTGGTGGCACCCGGTCCACACCCACGATGCCGCGCACATCTGGCTGCGCGAGACGGCCGCGCGCGTCGCTGCCTCCCTCACCGGGCCGACCACCCGCCATCCACAGGCTGGATGA
- a CDS encoding PDR/VanB family oxidoreductase, giving the protein MVADSLLRVPQPALSRVTLEIRAKDTIADGVVSLTLAHPDGARLPDWTPGSHIDLVLPEGTGRQYSLCGDRWDPYTYRIAVLREPAGRGGSAYVHDRLAPGDLVGVGGPRNHFPLVPADRYLFIAGGIGITPLLPMIHQAELIGADWQLLYGGRSRASMAFREELSAAHGDRVHISPQDECGLLDLAPWLDTPDPGTKVYCCGPAPLLAAVEQACVAWPSYSLRTERFNAAALPEPVHQTAFEVELRRTGRTVTVMPDTSVLYAVRQVGADVLSSCEQGTCGTCLTPVLEGTPDHRDSILTDHERDANDCMLPCVSRSRGDRLVLDL; this is encoded by the coding sequence GTGGTCGCAGACAGCCTGCTCCGGGTTCCCCAACCCGCCCTCTCCAGGGTGACATTGGAGATCCGTGCCAAAGACACGATCGCCGACGGCGTCGTATCTCTCACTCTCGCCCACCCGGACGGCGCGCGGCTGCCGGACTGGACCCCTGGCTCGCACATCGACCTGGTCCTGCCGGAAGGGACGGGCCGGCAGTACTCCCTGTGCGGTGACCGGTGGGACCCGTACACCTACCGCATCGCGGTCCTGCGCGAGCCGGCCGGGCGTGGCGGCTCGGCGTACGTGCACGACCGGCTCGCGCCGGGTGACCTGGTCGGCGTCGGCGGGCCGCGCAACCACTTCCCGCTGGTTCCGGCCGACCGGTACCTGTTCATCGCGGGCGGCATCGGCATCACCCCCCTGCTGCCCATGATCCACCAGGCTGAACTGATCGGCGCCGACTGGCAGTTGCTGTACGGAGGCCGCAGCCGTGCCTCGATGGCGTTCCGCGAGGAACTGTCGGCCGCCCACGGCGACCGAGTGCACATCAGCCCCCAGGACGAGTGCGGCCTGCTGGACCTGGCGCCGTGGCTGGACACCCCGGATCCCGGCACCAAGGTCTACTGCTGCGGACCGGCGCCGCTGCTGGCGGCCGTCGAGCAGGCCTGCGTCGCCTGGCCGTCGTACAGCCTGCGCACCGAGCGCTTCAACGCCGCCGCCCTGCCGGAGCCCGTCCATCAGACTGCCTTCGAGGTGGAGCTGCGCCGCACGGGCCGCACCGTGACGGTCATGCCGGACACCTCCGTCCTGTACGCCGTACGACAGGTGGGAGCCGACGTCCTGTCCTCCTGCGAGCAGGGCACCTGCGGCACCTGCCTCACGCCGGTGCTGGAAGGGACGCCCGATCACCGGGACTCGATCCTCACCGACCACGAACGGGACGCGAACGACTGCATGCTCCCGTGCGTATCCCGCTCCCGCGGTGACCGCCTCGTCCTCGACCTCTGA